Sequence from the Panicum virgatum strain AP13 chromosome 5N, P.virgatum_v5, whole genome shotgun sequence genome:
AAACACTTAATACTTCAATCATTGCACAGATTTGACAGATTAATGGCCAACAGCATAAAGCTTGGTACCATTATATCATTATCCTGATACTTAATGTTTTTTTTCTGGAAGCATAACCATTACACCAATAGCAGAAATGACAGATTACCAATAGCAGAAATTTTGGTACCATCATACCATTATCTTGATACTTAATGTTTAGCTATTGTAAAAACCCTAACAGCTATATATTTTCAACAAGATACTGAGAGAGCAAAAGAATCTGCTTACAATTCTTCTTCAGGTTCATTCTTTAGGGCATTTTTTACCATGCATTGAAAAGCATCTTCCACATTAGTTCCTTCTTTTGCAGATGTCTCAAAGTAAGGTATGTTGCCTTTTGAGGCACACCAAGCCTTTGCCTTTTTCTCAGAGACCTAAGATGCCAAGAGGTAAGTTCGTTAAAAGTTCACCACTTAGAAAATATATAGAGACAAAACAAAATATAATAATTACCACACGGCTGTTGCCACCATCAATATCAACTTTGTTTCCAAGCAGAACAAAAGGGAAGTTATCGGGATCAGATGGGCTAGCCTGAAAAGTGGGATTTGGAGGTGAGATTATCTTGGGGCACTGGTCACTGCAGGGTTTAAAGATTACAGGAAATTAAGAATCATCACCTGAATTAGAAATTCTTCACGCCAGTTGTTCAGATTATCAAATGACTTCATAGAGTTAACATCATAAACTAGAACACAACAATCAGCTCCACGATAGAATGCAACACCAAGACTCTGAAACCTTTCCTGTCCAGCAGTATCCCATATCTGCAGATATAGGATGCAGAATATCATAATCCATAAAGCAGAAAAAATTCAGTCAGAGGTAAGCATGACCATGAGATGTACAAATGCAAAAGAGAATTTCGAACGAGTTGGGGCAGGTAAAAGAAGGATTCTAGCAAAATAATCAAGCCAAGTCCAGATATCCCTATATCCCTAGGCCTCTAGGCTCTATGCACATGTGGTTGCATATACAGGAAACAAATGTATTCAGATATTTTACACAAGTGAAACCAAAGGATTTACAATTCATCCCAAAAAAAAGGATACAAAACTGACACAAAATAAAGCCAATGTTTATTTTGCATGTTCCCAGTTATAACAATTAGCAAATCCGAACCATTTTAACAGAAATCAGTAGGTAATATGTCATAGAAAAGGTTTCCAGGTTCAGATGCTATGGGAACACTGGTGAACCAATCCGGTCTTCCTAAGCAGGTCACAGACAAAGATTGACTCACTCTAGTTGTAACACCATTGATCTATATATATGATTAACCTCAAAGATCCAAACTAATCTAATTCGTCAGGGAAGCCTTCACTGTATGCAAGAACAAAGACCCACCGCCCGTTACACCTTACAGATACCTTGTAACCACATTGTTCATATTGAGTCCACGGATATCAGGGCCAGTGGTAGTTCTTTTTAATACAGCTAAAAACAGCAAGGACATTCTGAGCTACGTTACAGCTTCAACTTGTTTCGGAGTTCTTCCATTAAGTTAAAAATTGTTGCCAGTTACTGTGCATCCAAAATAACAGCAATTCAACTTCCCATGATCATGCAATGACTGCAGTTCAATACACCTTTCTTTTCTTGAACACGTGGGGGAGCTACATGTCATTTCATTAAAGAAAAGTTAAATAATACAACCCCAACAGCACCCTCAAGCAATGTTCGGGAAGGCGGAATTAGGCGGCCGCCTAGGCGCGCCTAATCGCTAGGCGACGGGTTCCCGCCTGGCCTATGGGGGTAAGCGGACCCCTAGGTGGGGCGGGAGCCTAGGCGGAGGCAGGCGGCGCCTCGGCGGCGCTTCGGCAGCGCCCAAGAGGCATAGGCGGCGCTGAAGCGGGCTGCGCCGGCGATTTGGCTTCTTTCCCGCGGAAGCGCGCGCGCGCAGTTGGCGTCGGGCGCGGGAAAAGGAGGCCGCGCGCGGGAAAGATTGGAGGGAGAGGGAGCAAAAGGACGCACGGGTACGACTCGTAGTcgcagctcctcgccgcctcccTGGTCCCTGCCTCGCAGTCGCAGTTGCCGGCCGcagctcctccccgccggctgCAGCTCCTCCCCGCCGGGCGCTCCCCTCCCCGCCGGGCGCTGTCCTCCCCGCCGGTGTCTGCTCCCGCCGGCcgctcccgccggccgccggccagtcCACTCCGGCCAGGCCAAAGGTCagtcctcccctcccctgcctcTCTCTCCCTGCTCGTCTCCTCTGCTCCCTGCCTCCCTCCCTTTGCTCGTCTCCTCTGCTCCTTGCCTCCCTCCCTCTACTCCTCTGCTCCTCTCCTCTATTTAACGATTGGATCTGAGACCCTCCCTCTGCTCCTCTCCTTTGATCCCTCTCTGCTCCTCTCCTTTGATCCCTCTCTGCTCCTATCCTCTGTTCAAAGGCTAGATCTGACATATGAACGAATGAACTTGGTCCTCTCCTCTGTTCCTGGGTATATACACATGAATGCATCATAGATTAATTTACAGTCTTGTTCATGAATCCCTATATTCTAGGCTTGTAGATGTCACTTGTTACTTGCTCATGCGGTCATTCAACCCTGAAATTATATTCTTGGCTTGTATACTAGTAGGATGTCGACACCAGAGGAGGCTGCAGCTGCAACTGAAACTGAGGGAGCCAATGTCTTGAGAAGGAATTCAGATGATGTGGGATGGGAATATGGGGTTCTTGTTGATGCTAACAACAAGGACAATTTGACTCCAAAGAAGAAGAGTTTcaagaagatgaggatgatgatgtgGAACCCTATTGAAGAAGATATGGCACTGGGGCTTTATCATTTCATGTTTTCTGAATTATGATGCATTCATGTGAACTATGTGTCTTAAACTTATGACCTGTTGTGTGACTGTTTTTCTAATGTACTGATGTCCAACTTGTGTGGTAAAATTTGTACTGCTGTCCATCTTGTTTATTCCTTGCTGCTGATATGGTCTCATGGATGGGAGATGGCTGAGATAATTTAGATAAGTATCTTCCTTGCTTGCTAGTATGTTTTTCAGTTTTTCTATCCCTTGTATTACTGATATCTAACTGCAGAACTGTTCATATGGTGCAGATTTTAGTTGCTATGGTTGCAGACCACTTGAATTGGTATGTAGGAACATCACTTTTGCATCAACTAAGGTATGTCCTGGATCAGCTACTATGATTATTCAGCTAATACTGTTATTCAGCTACTATGTTTATATAATTTGCATATTTGGCAAAACGCCTAGAAAAACGCCTTGAAACGCCTAGGCTCGCTTAGGCTCGCCTAAGCTCTAGGCTgtgggtcaccgcctagaaACCGCCTAGTGCTTTTTTTAACACTGCCCTCAAGACTAACATGCAGTTTAAATTACCCACTATATAGTGTCTAATTATGCCTTGATGACAAAATTCTTCAATGAATTTTAACAGAAACAGTTCAGAAAACAATCTAACAATGCCCACGAATCCTATGATGCTGTAACTTAAAGTGAATTACAAGATACCTAGAACAAAATGCAGCAAGAAAATTCACAGAAACAAATTTCATGTGCCTTACCATGAAACTGTTTTAAGAAATTTTGTACATAAAATGATTTGCTCTGAGCATCATTAAGCAAACAATAGGTTAGTGATTATTTGTTCTCATGTGGACGCGTGCCTAATCTTAAGCTAAGGTCAAGTGGTCAACAGCTTACAGAACAAGTGTACTACCTGAAGAGTGAAGAGCCTGTCCTCGAACTGGACCTCCTTGGTGAGGAAATCGGCGCCGATCGTAGCCTTGTACTGATTGCTGAACTTCTTGTTCACATATCTGAATTGTATCGAAGCTAAGGAAACACTAAACAAGTTCTAATACGAAACTGAAGTCGCATCTTCATGTCATGGGGAAGCAAGTAAATCGAAGGAATTAACCCTCCGCAAATCGAATTGCAGGATACTGGTTCATCAGCGAAGTCTTCCCGACCCTGGATCGCAGAAAAAAAGTGAGCAAAGTGAAACCGTCGGAGAGTTTCAGATTAAAAAGGAGAAAGATCCGAGGCACCTACCCGCTGTCGCCGAGGATGATGACCTTGAGGAGCGTGCGCCGTCGCGAGGCCATCGGGATCTACCAAGGGCTCGTGCTCCACGCGCTTGGGGGACAGAGAGAGAAGATGCTAGAGAGAGAGAACCCTAAGCAGTGTTTGCTACCTTGCCGTCGCGACTCGCGAGCCGCGGCGAAGGGGAAAGAGAAGAGGCGTTTTGGTTTGGCCACAAACGAGACCACAGGGATGGGCCCGCGGGATCTCATCCGGGTTTGACCAGGAACATCCCGGAAACGGTTCGAGCCTGATGATTGGTGCGGGCGCAACcacccagcaggcagcagctgtAAAGGAGCGATGGGGAATCATCCAGATGAACAAGCAATCAAGAGCGGAGATTAGGGCATTTGATGCAATATTCAGAACGATGATTAAGCTCATCTTGAAGCAACCAGCACCAGCAGATGCCATAGTATTGGGAAGCTCAGGGGCTGTTTGGATGAGCCTGGCAGGCAGCGATCCTAGCCCCAGGCGACCGAAATCGAATGCTTGGGCTCGCTGCCTGCACCAGGCAGCTTTACTGGGCCACCAAGCAAACAAGCCCTGTTGAAAGTATCCCATACTGaatttggacacccttactgcAGACCTACTGAGCCATTCATGTCATCTTCTTGGCAAGAGACAATCATTCAGCAAGGGACATGCTTTTCATCAGGGCCTGGCTAGTTAGGGCGCGCCCGCTAGGAAGGAAACTAACAAACGGTTTCCGACAGCCTGAAAACTTTCCATTTTGGGAACCGTATCCGATCTCATTTCAGGTTCTGTGGTCGGCAGGCGTCTAACATTAAAAATTTACTGGCTCAACTAATCAGCGCGTATTGGTCCGAGCACTCGATCTCACACCGGGAGTGATTTTATTTTCTAAGTTTCTCTCTCCACGATTTTCTCTTTCTAGAAAGTTGCTAATAATAGTACATATGTATAAACTATGCATGATATTTTTTCAGTTATAACTAttagaaaataattttttagcaCAACTTTTACGATACTTATAATTTATATGCATAATTTTTTTCAACCAACTTTTATATAGGATACTTTTTTAACACAATGTGTACAAATTTTACGTATAACTTTTTTCAGCCTCCTTACTAAATGATAATTTTGAACATAACTAAAATTTTCACACA
This genomic interval carries:
- the LOC120673836 gene encoding ras-related protein Rab7-like; this encodes MASRRRTLLKVIILGDSGVGKTSLMNQYVNKKFSNQYKATIGADFLTKEVQFEDRLFTLQIWDTAGQERFQSLGVAFYRGADCCVLVYDVNSMKSFDNLNNWREEFLIQASPSDPDNFPFVLLGNKVDIDGGNSRVVSEKKAKAWCASKGNIPYFETSAKEGTNVEDAFQCMVKNALKNEPEEELYVPDTVDVVGGNRTQRSSGCC